From one Humulus lupulus chromosome 8, drHumLupu1.1, whole genome shotgun sequence genomic stretch:
- the LOC133795666 gene encoding putative inactive disease susceptibility protein LOV1 has translation MVEILVLSKITEAVVSLAANRILYLLKHEANSLINVKDDVENLVSELRRMQCFLRSAFSRQELDDSVKNLVVEVNNVANDIEDVIEIFIVKVESSYIKVLLLQKLRKEIDLIKARIKSIFKSRQNYGIGFVVDHPTASVLDRQRSFRRTFPDDNDDVISMESSIIVLKTRLLEENDDHLYHVVPIFGMGGIGKTTLAKKVYNDDAVKQHFDCCAWVFISQQYVLKDVLSEILIQVGFSQSQSTRNDPEEMLEERKRRRETLNILREDDLIFSIKDELRDKLYLLVLDDIWRKDDWDCLSRIFPNGKRGSRIVFTSRIMQLASYANPHDVAIEPPLLTSEGSWKLLRLKAFPSDSLGQHRSYQHQYEHLGKKMVDRCGGLPLAIVVLGGLLRTKSSYEEWQRVERDMNSHLNRHNQGVEDMLALSYHDLPYYLKPCLITEPTQGGTAEDNSEQCLGELIDRCIIQIVKRDYTGVEVKTFRVHHLMRHFCVSKAREYNFSEVIQQREENNNNNTTSSSSTYQTHSRRIAVHPGCSLDIRQMHSNLRSLTCFDASLSLKVLRAKNLKLLRVLKIVFRLGTRKCNVPSIISDLIHLRYLELSNAVLVILPNSIDNLRSLGIINLRNNGEVKLPAEILRLACLKQLLLPFNTCFPHSFRWQTYVLSKPTELQTLKYIRSGPLLLQNKITQSELTKLQNLGVQFTCCEDVRLFLAYPNFKFGMLKSLHMTLLSSNAFSNLEPLSKCVILQKLVIDGRMSDGQSLEFLPTSLTKLTMRDSDISIDPMPVLETLPSLMFLRLHNAYNGSEMVCGAHGFPKIETLQLFSLKRVTKLRVDLQTTMPHLKRLCIENMPNLRIIPEDLAVKDLKIGYVWLDSKLIVLINLSGSVKEMFVLMLFKLSVMNSLFFASSCCVFFPKVVPSVSVLLRSLLALLMAASNPSSVVASSSSAIVFSHTLSVKLDNHNFLLWRPQILDAICGHDLYDYIDSDFVPPLQ, from the exons atggtGGAAATTCTGGTATTATCAAAAATCACAGAAGCAGTTGTATCGCTTGCAGCCAATAGAATATTGTATCTACTCAAACACGAAGCAAATTCATTAATTAATGTTAAAGATGATGTGGAGAACTTGGTGAGCGAGTTACGACGAATGCAATGTTTCTTGAGAAGTGCTTTTAGTAGACAAGAACTCGATGACAGTGTCAAAAACTTGGTCGTGGAAGTCAATAATGTAGCAAATGATATTGAAGATGTGATAGAGATCTTCATTGTCAAAGTCGAGTCCTCCTACATCAAAGTTCTTCTTCTTCAAAAGCTTCGAAAAGAAATAGACTTGATCAAAGCTAGAATAAAAAGCATCTTCAAAAGCAGGCAAAATTACGGTATTGGATTTGTTGTAGATCACCCTACTGCTAGTGTACTTGATCGACAACGAAGCTTTAGAAGAACATTTCCGGATGACAACGATGATGTTATTAGTATGGAGAGTAGCATTATTGTTTTAAAGACTCGACTGTTGGAAGAGAATGATGATCATCTTTATCATGTTGTTCCCATCTTCGGGATGGGTGGTATAG GTAAGACTACATTGGCTAAGAAAGTCTACAATGATGATGCTGTGAAACAACATTTTGATTGTTGTGCTTGGGTCTTTATATCTCAACAGTATGTGCTAAAGGATGTTCTGTCTGAAATCTTGATTCAAGTTGGGTTCTCTCAATCCCAAAGCACAAGAAATGATCCAGAAGAGAtgctagaagaaagaaaaagaagaagagagactTTGAACATCTTGAGAGAAGACGATTTGATTTTTTCCATAAAAGATGAACTAAGAGACAAGTTGTATCTTTTGGTGCTCGATGATATTTGGAGAAAAGACGACTGGGATTGTCTGAGTAGGATTTTTCCGAATGGAAAAAGGGGCAGTAGGATTGTTTTCACCTCACGTATCATGCAATTAGCATCCTATGCTAATCCACATGATGTTGCAATCGAACCTCCATTGTTAACTTCTGAAGGGAGTTGGAAGCTTTTACGCCTAAAAGCATTTCCAAGTGATTCTTTGGGCCAACATAGATCATATCAACATCAATATGAACACTTGGGAAAAAAGATGGTCGATAGATGTGGAGGACTACCACTTGCCATAGTTGTACTTGGAGGCCTTTTAAGAACTAAATCTTCATATGAAGAATGGCAAAGAGTGGAAAGAGATATGAATTCACACTTGAACAGACACAATCAAGGAGTAGAAGACATGTTGGCCTTAAGTTATCATGATTTGCCTTACTACTTGAAGCCAT GTCTTATAACAGAGCCAACACAAGGAGGAACAGCGGAAGATAATTCTGAACAATGCTTGGGAGAGCTAATTGATAGGTGCATAATCCAAATCGTGAAAAGGGACTACACCGGAGTTGAAGTCAAAACATTTCGTGTGCACCATCTTATGCGGCATTTTTGCGTCTCCAAGGCACGAGAGTACAACTTTTCTGAGGTTATTCAACAACGAGAagagaacaacaacaacaatacaaCTAGTTCTTCTTCAACTTATCAAACACACAGTCGTAGGATTGCAGTTCATCCCGGCTGTAGTCTTGACATAAGACAAATGCATTCTAATCTACGTTCTCTTACGTGTTTCGATGCAAGTCTTTCTCTCAAAGTTTTAAGAGCTAAAAACTTGAAGTTGTTAAGAGTTTTGAAGATTGTGTTTAGGCTGGGCACCCGCAAGTGTAACGTGCCATCAATAATTAGTGACTTAATTCACTTGAGGTACTTAGAGTTGAGCAATGCCGTACTAGTCATTTTGCCTAATTCAATTGACAACTTGCGAAGTTTGGGAATAATCAATCTCCGTAACAACGGTGAAGTTAAGTTACCAGCTGAGATCTTAAGATTGGCATGTTTGAAGCAGCTCTTGTTACCCTTCAATACATGTTTTCCTCATAGCTTTCGTTGGCAGACATATGTGCTCTCCAAACCAACAGAACTTCAGACTCTCAAGTACATAAGATCTGGGCCATTGCTTCTCCAAAACAAGATCACACAATCTGAACTAACCAAGCTTCAAAACTTGGGAGTACAATTCACTTGTTGTGAAGATGTTAGGTTGTTCCTTGCATATCCCAATTTCAAGTTTGGTATGCTTAAGTCCTTACATATGACTCTTCTTTCATCCAATGCATTTTCGAATCTAGAACCATTGTCGAAATGTGTCATTCTCCAAAAATTGGTCATAGATGGAAGGATGTCAGATGGTCAGAGTCTAGAGTTTCTTCCAACAAGTCTTACAAAGTTGACCATGAGGGACTCTGACATCAGCATTGACCCTATGCCTGTCTTAGAGACCCTGCCTAGCTTAATGTTTCTCAGATTGCATAATGCGTACAATGGATCAGAAATGGTTTGTGGTGCCCATGGATTTCCCAAGATCGAAACTCTTCAACTTTTTTCTTTAAAGAGAGTAACGAAGTTAAGAGTTGATCTTCAAACAACAATGCCACATCTCAAGAGATTATGCATTGAGAATATGCCTAATTTGAGAATAATTCCAGAAGATTTAGCAGTCAAGGATCTGAAGATCGGTTATGTGTGGCTCGACAGTAAATTG ATTGTGCTCATAAATTTATCTGGTTCTGTTAAAGAGATGTTTGTATTAATG CTGTTTAAGCTTTCTGTTATGA ACTCTCTATTTTTTGCTTCCTCTTGCTGCGTTTTCTTCCCCAAAGTTGTGCCCTCAGTTTCTGTGCTTCTTCGTTCTCTTCTTGCTTTGTTAATGGCGGCCTCTAATCCTTCTAGTGTTGTTGCTTCTTCTTCCTCTGCTATTGTTTTCTCCCATACTTTGTCTGTGAAGCTCGACAATCACAATTTCTTGCTGTGGCGACCTCAGATTCTTGATGCGATATGTGGTCACGATCTCTATGATTACATTGATTCTGACTTTGTTCCGCCATTGCAATAA